The following are encoded in a window of Candidatus Methylomirabilis lanthanidiphila genomic DNA:
- a CDS encoding membrane protein: MTRRLFFSKTLIRAYLTFFVCIVVLYTLLRTSVMRELIGQPLAMAFTVVSGLVLNLLSLKATASGTLLQVEGFAARIDDVCTGIFVVAIFVSAVMAYPSRMKEKLKGFLLGASVIFSLNLIRVVSLMYIGRYFPTFFETAHLLIWQSLVIFAALLAWLYWTERFVGAPQH, encoded by the coding sequence ATGACGCGACGATTGTTTTTCAGCAAGACGTTGATCAGGGCGTACCTCACCTTTTTTGTCTGCATTGTCGTCTTGTATACGCTGTTGCGGACAAGTGTGATGCGGGAACTGATCGGGCAGCCGCTGGCCATGGCGTTCACTGTAGTCAGTGGATTGGTGCTGAACCTTTTGTCCCTCAAGGCGACAGCATCGGGTACGTTGCTTCAGGTTGAAGGATTTGCGGCCAGGATCGATGATGTGTGTACCGGTATCTTTGTCGTCGCGATCTTTGTCTCCGCCGTCATGGCCTATCCAAGCCGGATGAAGGAGAAACTGAAGGGTTTCTTGCTGGGGGCATCCGTCATTTTCTCCCTGAATCTCATCCGAGTAGTAAGTCTCATGTATATCGGCCGCTACTTTCCAACATTCTTTGAAACGGCGCATCTCTTGATCTGGCAGTCGTTGGTGATCTTTGCCGCCCTCCTGGCGTGGCTCTACTGGACGGAGCGTTTTGTCGGTGCTCCCCAGCACTAG
- a CDS encoding glycosyl transferase family 2 → MGEACAGNVVSLSVVIPLLNEADSLPELYAALDAALGLHTGTGELIFVDDGSTDGSFDVLKGLRAKDERVKVIQLRSNQGKATALSVGFREAQGEVIITLDADLQDDPREIPKLLAKLEQGYDLVSGWKVQRRDPVTRRLLSTIFNRVTACMTGLPLHDFNCGFKAYRRTVVEELRLHGELHRFIPALANWRGFRVAEVEVEHRQRRYGRSRYGIERIPRGLFDLLTVVMLTRYTAKPLHLFGLLGLLMGVAGFGIIAYLSVGWFLGQWIGGRPLLLIGAVLVIAGIQLVSFGLVAEMIVYSSSTQTAPPIRTILK, encoded by the coding sequence GTGGGCGAGGCATGCGCGGGTAACGTCGTCTCACTGTCGGTGGTCATCCCCCTGCTGAATGAGGCGGACAGCTTGCCCGAGTTGTACGCCGCGTTGGACGCCGCGCTGGGCCTGCACACGGGCACGGGCGAGTTGATTTTCGTGGACGACGGCAGCACCGACGGTTCCTTTGATGTGTTGAAGGGGCTGCGCGCCAAGGATGAGCGGGTCAAGGTTATTCAACTCCGGTCGAACCAGGGAAAAGCGACCGCGCTCTCGGTCGGTTTCCGCGAGGCACAGGGCGAGGTCATCATCACGCTTGACGCCGACCTGCAGGACGATCCGAGGGAGATTCCGAAGTTGCTGGCCAAACTGGAGCAGGGTTACGATCTTGTCTCGGGCTGGAAGGTGCAGCGCCGGGATCCCGTAACGCGGCGACTGTTGTCGACCATCTTCAATCGAGTCACCGCCTGCATGACCGGCCTGCCCCTCCACGACTTCAATTGTGGATTCAAGGCGTATCGCCGAACCGTTGTCGAGGAGCTCAGACTTCATGGGGAGCTTCACCGCTTTATTCCGGCCCTGGCGAACTGGCGCGGCTTCAGGGTGGCGGAGGTCGAGGTTGAACACCGTCAACGACGGTATGGTCGTTCACGATACGGCATCGAGCGAATTCCTCGGGGGCTCTTCGATCTGCTGACCGTGGTGATGCTCACCCGCTATACTGCAAAACCGCTCCACCTCTTTGGGCTGCTGGGTCTGTTGATGGGAGTTGCGGGGTTCGGCATCATCGCCTACCTGTCGGTCGGCTGGTTCCTCGGTCAATGGATCGGGGGGCGTCCGCTGCTGCTCATCGGCGCGGTCCTGGTAATCGCCGGCATCCAGCTTGTATCGTTCGGCCTCGTCGCCGAGATGATCGTCTACTCCTCTTCCACGCAGACCGCCCCGCCGATCCGAACCATCCTCAAATAG
- a CDS encoding membrane protein, which translates to MRRLAGRPGTAPATTPVWLRPAPVVLLLAGLIILAYLNSLSNEFVFDDLGLIAKRPSIRNLWNVPALLGFYGDAAYRPLRTVSHALDYSLFGLNPVGYRAVNIALHIFNSALVFSLFRTLLGNARPALLAAVLFAVHPVQTESVAYISGRRDLLFSLFYLLGVIWYIRYRETDQPRYLALTGAGYLLSLMSKEMGITLPILCVGYDIIRSIPAGKAAGPATSWRLMAEGVRTALRRNSRLYAAGAGGLLLLVVYYAFIANPSQQREMYGGGLWPTVLTSARIFAHYLKLLVFPLTLNADYSFNAFPISHSLFEARVILAVIVLGGTWWGIYRLLSLDRWAAFGGLWFFVTLLPVSQIIPHHEIVAEHYLYLPSAGFFLTAGALAERIMARQRQQTAIVAAFAVLVVLLGIRTAVRNRDWRDSETLWTKTIRTAPESARAHTNVGEIALRKGRFQEAYQEFRTALEIKPDDAVNHDNLAVVLLRHGQLDEAEQHLRASLEIWPDYPKAHVNLGLIHLNRRQLDEAAREFEIALGSNRITPGFRAEILTNRGIVAALQGKLDEAEQRFADAVRIAPDSADAHANLGKAYLEKGMIQEAIARLIEAVKLRESDPRFHYFLGEAYYRQGQKELALVEVTKALSLRTDFPEARALRQKIGEERPSGRGMRG; encoded by the coding sequence ATGAGGCGTCTCGCCGGGCGGCCGGGCACTGCCCCGGCAACGACTCCTGTCTGGCTGCGTCCGGCTCCTGTCGTCCTGCTGCTCGCCGGGCTGATCATCCTGGCCTATCTGAACTCCCTATCGAATGAATTTGTCTTCGATGACCTGGGCTTGATCGCAAAGCGGCCGTCGATTCGGAACCTCTGGAATGTCCCCGCCCTTCTGGGCTTCTATGGCGATGCGGCCTACCGGCCGCTCCGGACGGTCTCCCATGCATTGGACTATTCCCTCTTCGGCCTCAACCCGGTCGGCTACCGCGCCGTCAATATCGCCCTGCACATCTTCAACAGCGCGCTCGTCTTTTCGCTGTTTCGGACCTTACTCGGCAACGCTCGCCCGGCTCTTCTGGCGGCGGTCCTATTCGCCGTCCATCCCGTCCAGACCGAGTCGGTGGCGTATATCTCCGGCCGGCGCGATCTTCTGTTCAGTCTGTTCTATCTGCTTGGTGTCATCTGGTACATCCGTTACCGTGAGACCGATCAACCCAGGTACCTGGCTCTGACGGGAGCCGGCTACCTTCTCAGTCTCATGTCGAAAGAGATGGGGATCACCCTTCCCATCTTGTGCGTGGGCTACGATATCATCCGCTCAATACCGGCCGGGAAGGCCGCCGGTCCGGCGACATCCTGGCGGCTTATGGCAGAGGGGGTGCGAACGGCACTCCGACGCAACAGCCGGCTTTACGCCGCCGGCGCCGGCGGGCTGCTGCTCCTCGTCGTGTATTATGCGTTCATCGCCAACCCGAGCCAGCAGCGCGAGATGTACGGCGGCGGGTTGTGGCCGACGGTGCTGACCAGCGCCAGGATCTTTGCCCACTACCTGAAGCTGCTGGTGTTCCCGCTTACGCTTAACGCCGACTATTCTTTTAACGCCTTTCCGATCTCGCACTCCCTCTTTGAGGCGCGGGTCATCCTTGCGGTCATCGTCCTCGGTGGAACCTGGTGGGGGATCTACCGCCTCTTGAGTCTGGATCGCTGGGCCGCCTTCGGCGGCTTGTGGTTCTTCGTCACGCTGCTGCCCGTGTCCCAGATCATCCCCCATCACGAGATCGTTGCCGAACATTACCTCTATCTCCCATCGGCTGGCTTCTTTCTCACCGCCGGCGCGCTTGCGGAAAGGATCATGGCCCGGCAACGCCAACAGACCGCCATCGTGGCGGCTTTTGCCGTACTCGTTGTCTTACTCGGTATTCGCACGGCAGTCAGAAACCGTGACTGGCGGGACAGCGAGACGCTGTGGACCAAGACGATCCGGACCGCCCCGGAGTCGGCCAGAGCCCACACCAACGTCGGCGAGATTGCGCTTCGCAAGGGCCGCTTCCAGGAGGCCTATCAGGAGTTCCGCACGGCGCTCGAGATTAAACCGGATGACGCCGTCAATCACGACAACCTTGCGGTCGTCCTGCTCCGCCACGGACAGTTGGATGAGGCGGAGCAACACCTTCGCGCGTCGCTTGAGATCTGGCCGGACTACCCGAAGGCGCATGTCAATCTCGGGCTGATCCACCTCAATCGGCGACAGCTCGATGAAGCTGCGCGGGAATTCGAGATCGCCCTCGGCTCAAACCGGATTACCCCCGGCTTTCGAGCCGAGATCCTGACCAACCGCGGTATCGTGGCGGCGTTGCAGGGAAAGCTGGACGAGGCCGAACAGCGGTTTGCCGACGCCGTTCGCATCGCGCCGGATTCTGCCGACGCGCACGCCAATCTGGGGAAGGCCTACCTCGAGAAAGGGATGATCCAGGAGGCGATCGCCCGCCTGATCGAGGCGGTCAAACTGAGAGAATCGGATCCGAGGTTTCACTATTTCCTGGGCGAGGCATACTATCGACAGGGGCAGAAGGAACTCGCGCTGGTAGAGGTTACCAAGGCGTTATCGTTGAGAACCGATTTCCCGGAGGCCAGGGCGCTGCGTCAGAAGATCGGTGAGGAGAGGCCGAGTGGGCGAGGCATGCGCGGGTAA
- a CDS encoding BNR/Asp-box repeat protein, with amino-acid sequence MASSLTRLTRSMTVRLLAYITIICTGLVAAGCGGMLAGAPGPTAEEPQEPEDPRQAWNPAIAVEPGGRIFISYYRGLGGNQVELFFNRSLDGGVTWLREPISLYTLDLPNVPVQYHQIATDGTGKVWVIWLTERREMSFWKPRELHVRMSSDRGATWDKETVTWQFEDKSNYPSTMVGKNGELYLLWTQKLDMNAVPRFNRMTESDKAWAPSPLTLPAHGTAEAPQPSEGGREAHWPVFIVGSRGDLFAAWQERSPDESTDILFNRSEDRGVTWLPESIRLDTSPPGGHISREPRVTADGERGVYVVWEDSRHNTSDLYFNRSLDGGATWLDQDVWLTSVRPTLAAATGPILRADRSGRVYLLWNDIRETRYSLYFTRSLNRGTTWLPEAIRLDRHQEPAITWAPSLANDDDGHVYVAWWEGAGPNEGTIRFRRSADYGATWQEEQIIDPKLGKEGPRFPVLKVDGDGVVYLVWSSDRGGNYQLYLNRSTDYGKTWLREPYKLIGKPAGSLKDS; translated from the coding sequence ATGGCATCATCTCTTACACGTCTTACACGTTCGATGACAGTCCGGCTGTTGGCCTATATCACGATCATCTGTACGGGTCTTGTCGCGGCGGGGTGCGGCGGTATGTTGGCCGGTGCGCCCGGTCCGACTGCTGAAGAACCGCAAGAGCCGGAGGATCCCCGTCAGGCCTGGAACCCCGCTATCGCCGTCGAACCGGGGGGTCGGATCTTTATCAGCTACTACAGGGGCCTCGGCGGAAACCAGGTCGAATTGTTCTTTAATCGATCGCTTGACGGCGGCGTCACCTGGTTGCGGGAACCGATCAGTCTGTATACCCTTGATCTGCCCAATGTCCCCGTTCAATACCACCAGATTGCGACCGATGGCACCGGAAAGGTCTGGGTCATCTGGTTGACCGAAAGAAGAGAGATGAGCTTCTGGAAGCCGCGGGAACTGCACGTACGGATGTCATCCGACCGGGGGGCCACCTGGGATAAGGAAACGGTCACCTGGCAATTCGAAGACAAGAGCAATTACCCGAGCACGATGGTCGGCAAAAACGGCGAGTTGTACCTCTTGTGGACGCAAAAACTTGACATGAATGCTGTTCCCCGGTTTAACCGGATGACCGAAAGCGACAAGGCTTGGGCGCCGTCGCCTCTGACACTGCCGGCCCATGGCACGGCGGAAGCCCCGCAGCCGAGCGAAGGCGGCCGCGAGGCCCACTGGCCGGTTTTTATCGTCGGATCGCGCGGCGACCTGTTTGCCGCATGGCAAGAGCGGTCTCCGGATGAATCGACGGACATCCTGTTCAATCGATCTGAGGATCGCGGAGTGACGTGGCTCCCCGAGAGCATCCGGCTTGATACCTCCCCGCCGGGCGGGCACATCTCGCGGGAACCCAGGGTCACCGCAGACGGCGAGAGAGGCGTCTATGTCGTGTGGGAGGATTCGCGACATAACACCAGCGATCTCTACTTCAACCGGTCGCTCGACGGTGGAGCAACCTGGCTGGACCAGGATGTCTGGCTGACGTCCGTTCGTCCGACCTTGGCGGCTGCAACCGGGCCCATCCTGCGCGCCGACAGATCGGGGCGTGTCTATCTGCTTTGGAACGACATACGGGAGACTCGTTATAGCCTTTATTTTACGAGGTCGCTCAATCGCGGAACCACCTGGCTCCCCGAGGCCATCAGGCTGGATCGCCACCAGGAACCGGCGATTACCTGGGCTCCAAGTCTGGCGAATGACGACGACGGACATGTCTATGTTGCCTGGTGGGAAGGGGCCGGGCCGAATGAGGGCACCATACGGTTCAGGCGTTCCGCCGACTACGGCGCCACCTGGCAGGAAGAACAGATCATCGACCCCAAACTCGGCAAGGAAGGTCCGCGCTTCCCGGTCCTGAAAGTCGACGGGGACGGGGTGGTCTATCTCGTATGGAGCAGCGACCGGGGGGGCAACTACCAGCTCTATCTGAATCGGTCGACCGACTACGGAAAAACCTGGCTGCGTGAGCCGTATAAACTCATCGGAAAACCGGCAGGGAGTCTGAAGGACTCATGA
- a CDS encoding membrane protein has product MSRVKSATTEKARRSGELAISAQKAAGIRGIADWVLPHKTLPVVLLLAALTGLIYANSLRNEFVFDDGGLIVSNPQIRNLAQYPEFLKWDVNRPIQRASDRGITHRPLRTALLAVEYHLFGLNPAGYRAVNILLHAVNGVLVFLLLRLLFGGSRPALCAALLFIAHPIQTDSVAYISGQRDVLFTTWYLLGLWGFVRYRATERLSYLGVTGFAYVLGLMTKEMAITLPVLCAVYDLIHRMPGAGSDGRVSPVQAVRDGLRDIITRDRWLYFGAAAVVVAALYYFVVIANPSHQETLYGGGLGPTLNTSARIVVFYLKQLVFPATLNADYSYDAFPVSTSGADGRGLLAAAALAGIGYGLVRLLRVNRWAGFGGLWFFITLLPVSQIIPHHELVAEHFLYLPSIGFAVVAGYGVHRGLESRYAAGVAAAFLVIILLLGVRTVIRNRDWADELTLWTKTVQTAPRSARARINLAQSLKAHERYQEAIEQFQVYSTIKPESPSGHVGLGDTYRVLGRYEEAVEHFKKAIELNPTSAAPVVGLTQTYAAMGRTDRATELSVPVLGSQFADEKSYLQLGDAYRAADLYDLAVQAYRKGLELNPYDVALHTSLGKAYGASGRHDRALEAYREAVKLMPRSPISHTNLGAALLEMGRIEEAMTALQEALRLSADYADAHNNLGIAYHRLGRQAEAEASFRQALALQPDSTEFRTNLAMARVGSSEPSLEQLEREARENPTSAKAHFNLGSVYGNRGDMARAAREFQRALELDPGNPRIHYAIGLLRYQQGDRKAARQAWERALSFDPSFTPARDRLAELGIRGRAAN; this is encoded by the coding sequence ATGTCACGAGTAAAATCTGCTACGACGGAAAAAGCGCGACGTTCCGGTGAACTCGCCATATCCGCACAAAAAGCCGCAGGGATCAGGGGTATCGCCGACTGGGTCCTTCCGCACAAGACGCTTCCTGTCGTCCTGCTGCTGGCTGCGCTTACAGGACTGATCTACGCCAACTCCCTGCGGAATGAGTTTGTATTTGACGACGGCGGGCTGATCGTCTCCAATCCCCAAATCCGCAATCTCGCTCAGTACCCTGAGTTCCTGAAATGGGACGTGAATCGGCCGATCCAGAGGGCCTCGGATCGGGGCATCACCCATCGGCCGCTGCGAACGGCCCTCCTGGCCGTTGAGTATCACCTGTTCGGTCTCAACCCCGCCGGTTACCGTGCCGTCAACATCCTGCTCCATGCCGTGAATGGCGTACTGGTCTTTCTCCTTTTGAGGCTGTTGTTCGGCGGATCGCGTCCGGCGCTCTGTGCCGCCCTGCTCTTTATTGCGCACCCTATTCAGACGGATTCGGTCGCGTACATCTCCGGCCAGCGCGACGTCCTGTTCACCACCTGGTACCTGCTGGGGCTCTGGGGGTTCGTGCGCTATCGGGCGACGGAACGGCTTTCGTATCTCGGTGTGACAGGTTTCGCCTATGTGCTGGGTCTCATGACCAAGGAGATGGCGATCACCCTTCCCGTCCTGTGCGCGGTCTACGATCTCATTCACCGCATGCCGGGCGCCGGCTCCGACGGGCGGGTCTCTCCGGTACAGGCGGTCAGGGACGGCCTTCGCGACATCATTACCCGCGATCGGTGGCTGTACTTCGGGGCGGCGGCGGTTGTGGTTGCGGCGCTGTACTATTTTGTCGTTATCGCGAATCCCAGCCATCAGGAGACGCTGTACGGCGGGGGCCTGGGACCCACGCTGAACACCAGCGCCAGAATTGTGGTCTTCTATCTCAAGCAGCTCGTCTTTCCTGCAACACTGAATGCCGACTACTCGTACGACGCCTTTCCGGTGTCGACCTCTGGCGCCGATGGTCGCGGACTGCTGGCGGCCGCGGCCCTTGCCGGAATCGGATATGGGCTTGTGCGTCTGCTGCGGGTCAACCGGTGGGCCGGCTTTGGCGGCCTCTGGTTCTTCATTACGCTGCTGCCGGTGTCCCAGATCATTCCGCACCATGAACTGGTGGCGGAGCATTTCCTGTATCTGCCGTCGATCGGCTTTGCCGTGGTCGCGGGGTACGGTGTCCATCGCGGGCTCGAGAGCCGGTATGCGGCGGGTGTCGCGGCAGCATTTCTTGTGATTATATTGCTCCTGGGCGTACGAACCGTGATCCGTAACCGCGACTGGGCCGATGAACTGACGCTCTGGACAAAAACCGTGCAGACGGCGCCGCGGTCGGCCAGAGCCAGGATCAACCTGGCTCAGAGCTTGAAAGCCCACGAGCGATATCAAGAGGCCATTGAACAGTTCCAGGTTTATTCGACCATCAAACCGGAATCGCCATCCGGCCATGTCGGGCTGGGCGATACCTACCGGGTGTTGGGGCGTTACGAGGAAGCGGTTGAGCATTTCAAGAAGGCGATCGAGCTGAACCCGACGTCGGCTGCGCCCGTCGTCGGACTGACACAGACGTATGCGGCGATGGGTCGGACAGATCGGGCGACGGAACTGTCGGTCCCGGTGCTGGGGTCGCAGTTCGCCGACGAAAAGAGCTATCTTCAGCTTGGTGATGCCTACCGGGCGGCAGACCTGTATGATCTGGCAGTGCAGGCGTATCGCAAAGGACTCGAGTTAAACCCGTACGATGTGGCGCTGCACACGTCGCTCGGAAAGGCTTATGGCGCCTCCGGCCGGCACGATCGTGCTCTGGAGGCCTACCGTGAGGCGGTCAAGCTGATGCCCCGTTCACCCATCAGCCATACCAACCTCGGCGCCGCCCTCCTGGAGATGGGACGGATAGAGGAGGCGATGACGGCCCTGCAGGAAGCCCTCCGGTTGTCCGCCGATTATGCTGATGCCCATAATAATCTGGGGATTGCGTATCATCGGCTGGGGCGTCAGGCTGAGGCCGAGGCGTCGTTCAGGCAGGCCCTTGCGTTGCAGCCGGACTCGACGGAGTTTCGGACCAACCTGGCCATGGCCCGGGTCGGTTCATCCGAACCGTCGCTGGAACAGTTGGAGCGGGAGGCGCGCGAGAATCCGACCTCCGCCAAGGCCCACTTCAATCTCGGCAGTGTCTACGGCAATCGGGGCGACATGGCGCGCGCGGCTCGCGAGTTCCAGCGGGCGCTGGAGCTCGATCCCGGCAACCCCCGCATCCATTATGCGATCGGGTTGCTGCGCTATCAGCAAGGCGACCGTAAGGCGGCGCGTCAGGCATGGGAGCGCGCCCTCAGCTTCGACCCGTCATTCACCCCGGCCCGCGACCGTCTGGCGGAACTCGGGATAAGGGGGCGCGCGGCCAACTGA
- a CDS encoding Dolichyl-phosphate-mannose-protein mannosyltransferase encodes MGRGRRTTVKTEETRKIEGPLHDDARVLQSVAAPSRIPSVKLKGLAISFWSVAVVVVCGGVAAYLMTANLSYGLPLYYHPDEVVKTVSAVNLARGDIPARFNHPHFMLFFSYPFLHAGWALGIHPLVAARAAVAVLGIATVGLLYGVGRYLGGPLAGAAAAILYATAPLAVVAAHDFKEDIPLAFWLTLQLLFLVRYLRHGRSRDLFLGAAALGGAIGTKYTGLLAAPLLVGAVFAGPVTDQRWRRLGIAATLVGVGFLVATPDILAQPGKFVADTLFEVRHALFGHGIKRVSQSGLELTGESLEHPITISPLPYLWTYHLRYSLIPGFSVAGLLLAAGGLVVAAARDDRSLQLVAGAAVLFYLVLETLPLKPPPFAARYMVIVLPYAALLAGGAVAFAWNRGMAYRATIGLLLAATIILNGYQSLQQIQAMRPETRDEARDWIRRNLPPGARIILPGLIWYTPFGGASERVGPYDVVAMQRFSFSELLAASLDPRAYLVVSSFNYQRHLDFPDVDPDATRFYRMLFEQYAPLATFTVPFHPLGFHNPAIQIFRLAGASRAPNPRP; translated from the coding sequence ATGGGAAGAGGCAGGCGCACCACAGTCAAAACGGAGGAGACGCGAAAGATCGAGGGGCCTCTTCATGATGATGCGCGCGTCCTCCAGTCCGTGGCAGCGCCCTCCCGGATCCCATCCGTCAAACTCAAAGGGCTTGCCATCTCCTTCTGGTCGGTGGCCGTCGTCGTCGTTTGCGGCGGCGTCGCGGCCTACTTGATGACCGCCAACCTGTCATACGGCTTACCGCTGTACTACCATCCCGATGAGGTGGTCAAGACTGTTTCGGCGGTCAACCTCGCTCGCGGGGACATCCCGGCCCGCTTCAATCACCCCCACTTTATGCTGTTCTTCAGTTATCCCTTTCTCCATGCCGGGTGGGCGCTTGGCATTCATCCCCTCGTGGCCGCCAGGGCGGCCGTCGCTGTCCTCGGCATAGCCACGGTAGGCCTGCTCTACGGCGTGGGGCGTTACCTGGGGGGCCCGCTTGCGGGAGCTGCCGCCGCAATCCTGTACGCCACGGCGCCCCTGGCCGTGGTCGCAGCCCATGACTTCAAGGAGGACATTCCGCTGGCCTTCTGGCTGACCCTCCAACTGCTGTTCCTGGTCCGGTATCTGCGTCATGGCCGATCTCGCGATCTGTTCCTGGGGGCGGCGGCACTGGGCGGGGCCATCGGGACGAAGTATACGGGGCTGCTGGCCGCGCCGCTGCTGGTGGGGGCGGTGTTTGCCGGACCTGTCACAGACCAACGGTGGCGAAGGCTCGGGATCGCCGCTACCCTGGTGGGCGTCGGGTTCCTGGTGGCCACACCAGACATCCTGGCTCAGCCTGGCAAATTTGTTGCGGACACCCTCTTTGAAGTCCGACATGCCCTCTTCGGGCATGGGATCAAGCGCGTCTCCCAGAGCGGCCTGGAACTCACCGGCGAGTCGCTCGAACATCCCATCACGATCTCACCCCTGCCTTATCTATGGACCTACCACCTGCGCTATAGCCTGATCCCCGGCTTCTCCGTTGCAGGTCTCCTGCTGGCAGCGGGCGGCCTCGTCGTAGCCGCCGCCAGGGACGACCGCAGCCTGCAGCTTGTGGCCGGGGCTGCCGTCCTGTTCTATCTGGTCCTGGAGACGCTCCCCCTCAAGCCGCCGCCGTTCGCCGCGCGATATATGGTGATCGTGTTGCCGTACGCCGCCCTCCTCGCGGGTGGCGCTGTGGCTTTCGCGTGGAACCGGGGTATGGCGTACAGGGCGACCATCGGTCTCCTGTTGGCGGCGACCATTATCCTGAACGGCTATCAATCCCTTCAACAGATCCAAGCGATGCGGCCGGAGACGCGGGATGAGGCCAGGGACTGGATCCGGCGAAATCTTCCTCCCGGCGCGCGCATCATTCTGCCGGGACTGATCTGGTACACACCGTTTGGCGGCGCCTCCGAACGGGTTGGTCCTTACGACGTCGTGGCTATGCAGCGCTTCTCCTTTTCTGAACTGCTGGCCGCAAGCCTCGACCCTCGGGCATACCTGGTGGTCAGCAGCTTCAATTATCAGCGGCATCTGGATTTTCCTGACGTGGATCCTGACGCGACCCGTTTTTACAGAATGCTGTTCGAGCAGTATGCGCCACTGGCTACATTCACCGTCCCGTTTCATCCGCTCGGCTTTCATAATCCTGCCATTCAGATCTTCCGTCTGGCCGGCGCGTCACGGGCGCCGAATCCGCGTCCCTAG
- a CDS encoding Sulfotransferase domain superfamily protein, whose product MRPPAFIGGFRSGSTLLINYLGLHPRLSAVYETKFLVDLLRIVRLIRDNGEGAGRELDFLRGWVGRQGLTRAEAVEIMIKQAVRDISLTQQVLDGTAPDGKAGHERYALGTNHILWQASEALETIGPFVEAVRAGHGASTLLPALASSLQALFAMHAAREGKREWVNKTPEILRFQPELRQMLGRVRFIHLIRDGRDVVHSSVRLHWWSVETGSRAWKLFIDEVRAHVSVGSQDYLELRYEDLVTDHVGTLRRVLDFLDIDGDPEAMVAAQERLAPGSTSRSEAEARMGQWRSAMTAGDRATFKAIANDLLISLGYASDADW is encoded by the coding sequence ATGCGTCCTCCGGCGTTCATCGGGGGCTTCCGCAGCGGCTCCACACTCCTGATCAATTACCTCGGCTTACATCCGCGCCTTTCCGCCGTCTATGAGACCAAGTTCCTCGTCGACCTCCTCCGTATCGTGCGGCTGATTCGGGACAATGGGGAAGGCGCCGGTCGCGAGCTGGATTTCCTTCGGGGCTGGGTGGGGCGTCAGGGCTTGACCCGCGCCGAGGCGGTGGAGATCATGATTAAACAGGCCGTCAGGGATATCAGCCTGACGCAACAGGTGCTGGACGGCACCGCGCCGGACGGCAAGGCCGGCCATGAGCGGTACGCGCTGGGAACGAACCATATCCTGTGGCAGGCGTCGGAGGCGCTGGAGACGATCGGCCCGTTTGTCGAGGCCGTGCGCGCGGGACACGGGGCCAGCACGCTCCTTCCTGCGCTGGCCTCTTCGCTGCAGGCGCTGTTCGCGATGCATGCCGCCCGCGAAGGCAAGCGCGAGTGGGTCAATAAAACCCCTGAGATCTTGCGGTTTCAGCCGGAACTGCGGCAGATGCTGGGGCGGGTGCGGTTCATCCATCTCATCCGGGACGGGCGGGATGTGGTCCACTCTTCCGTCAGGCTCCACTGGTGGTCTGTGGAGACGGGCTCCCGAGCCTGGAAGCTGTTTATTGATGAGGTTCGCGCTCACGTTTCGGTCGGTTCGCAGGATTATCTGGAATTGCGATACGAGGATCTTGTCACGGATCACGTCGGCACCCTGCGCCGGGTTCTGGATTTTCTCGACATCGACGGAGACCCCGAGGCGATGGTCGCGGCTCAGGAGCGGCTGGCGCCGGGGAGCACCTCCAGGTCGGAGGCGGAGGCACGCATGGGCCAGTGGCGGTCCGCGATGACCGCAGGCGATCGCGCGACCTTCAAGGCCATCGCGAACGATCTGCTGATCTCCCTTGGCTATGCGTCTGATGCGGACTGGTAG